A section of the Clostridium felsineum DSM 794 genome encodes:
- a CDS encoding NADH:flavin oxidoreductase, whose amino-acid sequence MKNLFTEFNIKNLKIKNRICIPPMVVPLAEEGYVTTANVERYKELAKGGAGLIIQEATCINEDGLLAKKQLGIWKDDQIEGLKNIVNAVHEEGCPIFVQIHHAGVVGISEEPICPSPYKYEGIGRTVIGREMTKDDIKKIQKDYIEAARRAYEAGYDGIELHGCHGYLISQFLNNRVNKRTDEYGKNPEIFVLEILQEIRKIVPKEFIVGIRLGGFEPTIEDGIKYAKIFEEKGIDFLDVSYGFLNEMDINVKKDYKYSNAVYAAEEIKKHVSVPVFAVDRINSADLAEEILEKTKVDLVDIARGTLINPNWANDAKAGKDTGKCLNCKSCAWFAQSKVCPGRVVFERNKA is encoded by the coding sequence TTGAAAAATTTATTTACGGAATTTAACATTAAAAACTTAAAGATAAAAAATCGCATTTGTATTCCACCAATGGTAGTACCACTAGCAGAAGAGGGGTATGTAACAACTGCAAATGTAGAAAGATATAAAGAATTAGCTAAAGGTGGAGCAGGTTTAATAATTCAAGAAGCTACCTGTATTAATGAAGATGGACTTTTAGCAAAAAAGCAGCTTGGAATATGGAAAGATGACCAAATTGAAGGACTTAAAAATATAGTTAATGCAGTTCACGAAGAAGGATGTCCTATATTTGTTCAAATACATCATGCTGGTGTTGTTGGAATATCCGAAGAACCAATATGCCCAAGTCCTTATAAATATGAAGGCATTGGAAGAACTGTTATTGGACGTGAGATGACTAAAGATGATATAAAAAAAATACAAAAGGATTATATTGAAGCTGCAAGAAGAGCTTATGAAGCGGGATACGATGGTATAGAACTTCATGGATGTCATGGCTATTTAATATCACAATTTTTAAACAATAGAGTAAATAAGAGAACAGATGAATATGGTAAAAATCCAGAAATTTTTGTGCTAGAAATATTACAAGAAATAAGAAAAATAGTGCCAAAGGAATTTATTGTTGGAATTCGTTTAGGAGGCTTTGAACCAACAATAGAAGATGGAATAAAGTATGCAAAAATATTTGAAGAGAAGGGCATAGATTTTCTAGATGTTTCTTATGGATTTTTAAATGAAATGGATATTAATGTGAAGAAAGACTATAAATACTCTAATGCAGTGTATGCAGCTGAAGAAATAAAAAAACATGTGTCTGTTCCAGTATTTGCAGTTGATAGAATAAACTCAGCTGATTTAGCAGAAGAAATATTAGAAAAAACAAAAGTTGATCTTGTGGATATAGCTAGAGGAACACTTATAAACCCTAATTGGGCCAATGATGCGAAGGCAGGCAAAGATACCGGAAAGTGTTTGAATTGCAAAAGTTGTGCATGGTTTGCTCAATCAAAAGTCTGTCCGGGAAGAGTTGTATTTGAAAGAAATAAAGCTTAA
- a CDS encoding DEAD/DEAH box helicase family protein: MSNFMFLNKKWPSLAKLGTQAENYFNIDSNATMLKMRMFGEQIIDYLLKGLKIETNKFLSQDEKIKLLRKTRINSYIPDLFDIVRRLGNKANHENYDSKEDAKECLISMYKISAWFYIKVTKDTSIKPLIYKIPKSSTVKTPEYNIEDYAKEKNEIKNKHNEELDNFKKQIKTGLESKEDKKFETEVESLLNINEAETRKRLIDVMLKEAGWDINNKELVKLEFPLKDHKKTGKNGFADYVLFNKKGKPVAVVEAKKSSVDPIIGRDQAVEYANTIERDYKIRPIVFYTNGYEIYMWDDKYSEPRQIWGFYTLEDLEELFFKHKYSKDLNKIEIDKNIAGRPYQIEGIKRVYEKYESGYRKALLVMATGTGKTRTVIALTKGMLEANWAKRVLFLADRDELVRQAKEDKNSFKTFMPEQIACRFTGKNSDDRESTIYFATYQTMINHYSKFSVGFFDLIICDESHRSIYRTYRDILEYFDTHIIGLTATPVDFIERNTFDLFNCDNEDPTFNFSVDDAWNHVPPYLIEPRVLDTSTDFLRRGIKYSQMTEEQKQQVDDEGYDGSQIEFNKDELEKKITNKATNRYILKMLMENGIKVGDYLGKTIIFAKNKSHANLLDSLFNAMYPQYKGKLTTVIYSGIKEKDKLIEKFKYNDYPRIAISVDLLDTGIDVPEIVNLVFAKPIYSKVKFWQMIGRGTRRCENLFGDGMDKKEFVIFDCYKNFQFFEMKPKGFVPKHQKTSIQVRFEIMCRFLEIYKKKNKDSICSEFIEKLKNDIDCLPQESIEIKKNRKKIEQAKNEDYWNHLSEDFIKKLKLEIAPLTQWIEAKENLDAILFDNSIYRILENLEKDNKDGQAKEINFTMEKLARLKTNINQFDGKRELVKSLLKPSGWQNLSYEKLEQIRIDLRDLMKFKGDIATTFIVFDIRDTGESLKEVSAGSVLYGSNMEPYEKRVKSAIEEKLKDQIVIHKIRKGEKLSETELEGIYSMFSDNFVYSIDELSSKTDIDKEDIVGIIRKFIGIDEIELNKRFEEFVQKHHNKMNATQIKTLEIIKNDIAKNKGISFAALFSAPYTSFNPNGVDGIFGRMADEVFDLIAPFRVSVIS; encoded by the coding sequence ATGAGTAACTTTATGTTTTTAAATAAAAAGTGGCCATCTTTAGCAAAACTAGGTACACAGGCAGAGAATTATTTTAATATAGATAGTAATGCTACTATGCTGAAGATGAGAATGTTTGGAGAACAAATTATAGATTATTTATTAAAAGGATTAAAAATTGAAACTAATAAATTTTTAAGTCAAGATGAAAAAATAAAACTTTTAAGAAAAACAAGAATAAATAGTTATATACCAGATTTGTTTGATATAGTAAGGCGTTTAGGAAATAAAGCTAATCATGAAAATTATGATAGTAAAGAAGATGCAAAAGAATGTTTGATTTCTATGTATAAGATTTCTGCATGGTTTTATATTAAAGTTACAAAAGACACATCCATAAAGCCATTAATATATAAAATTCCTAAATCAAGTACAGTTAAAACACCAGAATATAATATTGAAGATTATGCTAAAGAAAAGAATGAAATTAAGAATAAACATAATGAAGAATTGGATAATTTTAAAAAGCAAATAAAAACAGGTTTAGAATCTAAAGAAGATAAAAAGTTTGAAACAGAGGTTGAAAGTTTATTAAATATTAATGAGGCGGAAACTAGAAAAAGACTTATAGATGTAATGTTAAAAGAAGCTGGCTGGGATATTAATAATAAGGAGTTAGTTAAATTAGAGTTTCCTTTAAAAGACCACAAAAAAACAGGTAAAAATGGTTTTGCGGATTATGTTTTATTCAATAAAAAAGGTAAACCAGTTGCAGTTGTGGAGGCTAAAAAATCTTCTGTTGATCCAATAATAGGAAGAGACCAAGCAGTAGAATATGCAAATACTATTGAGAGAGATTACAAAATTCGTCCAATAGTATTTTATACTAATGGATATGAAATATATATGTGGGATGATAAATACAGTGAACCAAGACAAATTTGGGGATTTTATACTTTAGAGGATTTAGAAGAACTATTTTTTAAACATAAATATAGCAAAGATTTGAACAAAATTGAAATAGACAAAAATATTGCAGGTAGGCCTTATCAAATAGAGGGTATTAAAAGAGTATACGAGAAGTATGAAAGCGGCTATAGAAAAGCGCTTTTAGTAATGGCAACAGGAACAGGAAAAACTAGAACGGTTATTGCTTTAACTAAAGGAATGCTTGAAGCAAATTGGGCTAAAAGAGTGCTTTTTTTGGCTGATAGGGATGAGCTTGTAAGGCAGGCTAAAGAAGACAAAAACAGCTTTAAGACTTTTATGCCAGAACAAATAGCTTGTAGATTTACTGGAAAAAATTCAGATGATAGAGAATCTACAATATATTTTGCTACTTATCAAACTATGATTAACCATTATAGCAAGTTTAGTGTTGGATTTTTTGACCTTATAATATGTGATGAATCGCATAGAAGTATTTACAGAACATATAGGGATATATTGGAGTACTTTGACACTCACATTATAGGACTTACAGCTACCCCGGTTGACTTTATAGAAAGAAATACCTTCGATCTATTTAACTGTGATAATGAGGATCCTACTTTTAATTTTTCAGTAGACGATGCTTGGAACCATGTCCCACCTTATCTTATAGAACCACGAGTACTGGATACGAGTACTGATTTTTTAAGAAGAGGAATAAAGTATAGTCAAATGACAGAGGAACAAAAACAGCAAGTGGATGATGAGGGCTATGATGGAAGTCAAATTGAGTTTAATAAGGATGAACTTGAAAAGAAGATAACCAATAAAGCTACTAATAGATACATATTAAAGATGTTAATGGAAAATGGAATTAAGGTTGGTGATTACTTAGGAAAAACAATTATATTTGCTAAAAATAAAAGTCACGCCAATCTGTTAGATTCCTTGTTCAATGCAATGTATCCTCAATACAAGGGAAAATTAACAACTGTAATATATTCTGGAATCAAGGAAAAAGACAAGCTTATAGAAAAGTTTAAGTATAATGATTATCCAAGAATAGCTATATCAGTAGACTTACTAGATACAGGAATAGATGTACCAGAGATTGTTAATTTAGTCTTTGCAAAACCTATCTACTCTAAAGTTAAGTTCTGGCAGATGATAGGGAGAGGCACTAGGAGATGTGAGAATTTATTTGGTGATGGAATGGATAAAAAGGAGTTTGTTATTTTTGATTGTTATAAAAACTTCCAATTTTTTGAGATGAAGCCAAAGGGATTTGTTCCTAAACATCAAAAAACATCTATTCAAGTTAGATTTGAAATTATGTGTAGGTTTTTAGAAATATATAAAAAGAAAAATAAAGATAGTATATGTAGTGAATTCATAGAAAAGTTAAAAAATGATATTGATTGTCTTCCACAAGAGAGTATAGAAATAAAGAAAAATAGAAAGAAAATAGAACAGGCTAAAAATGAAGATTACTGGAATCATTTAAGTGAGGATTTTATTAAAAAATTGAAGCTCGAAATAGCACCTTTAACGCAGTGGATTGAGGCAAAAGAAAATTTAGACGCTATTTTATTTGATAACTCCATTTATAGAATACTTGAAAACCTTGAAAAAGATAATAAGGATGGACAAGCTAAAGAAATTAATTTCACAATGGAAAAGCTAGCAAGACTTAAGACAAATATAAATCAATTTGACGGAAAAAGGGAACTTGTAAAGTCTTTACTTAAACCATCAGGCTGGCAAAACTTAAGCTATGAAAAGCTTGAACAAATAAGAATAGATTTGAGAGATTTGATGAAATTTAAGGGAGATATTGCAACGACTTTCATAGTATTTGATATAAGGGATACTGGTGAATCATTAAAGGAAGTTAGTGCTGGTTCTGTTTTATATGGTTCTAATATGGAACCCTATGAAAAAAGAGTTAAGTCGGCGATTGAAGAAAAATTAAAGGATCAAATAGTAATTCATAAAATTAGAAAAGGTGAAAAACTTTCTGAAACTGAACTTGAGGGTATTTACTCAATGTTTAGTGATAATTTTGTTTACAGCATAGATGAATTATCATCCAAAACGGATATAGACAAAGAAGATATAGTTGGTATAATTAGAAAGTTCATTGGAATAGATGAAATTGAACTTAATAAAAGATTTGAAGAATTTGTTCAAAAGCATCACAATAAAATGAATGCAACTCAAATTAAAACCTTAGAAATAATAAAGAATGATATTGCAAAGAATAAAGGTATATCTTTTGCAGCATTATTTTCAGCACCATACACTTCCTTTAATCCAAACGGGGTAGATGGAATATTTGGAAGAATGGCAGATGAGGTTTTTGATTTAATAGCACCATTTAGAGTAAGTGTTATATCTTAA
- a CDS encoding TetR/AcrR family transcriptional regulator has product MQSISRKERERKAREQDILNAAEKVFNKKSYTDTSMEEIARECDFSRKTLYQYFKDKESLCYAVITRGLERLLTYLEMEEKNGSTGFQKLHNLSIGYYKFYKAYPSTLSLMNHVGSIKLNKENTTASESFVKSTNKIASKIANIIDEGKKDGSIRTDIDTMKLAVSSEFLITSFFNMLSISGKTFMNHFSLDEEAFISFTLTLLNDAIRKNN; this is encoded by the coding sequence ATGCAGTCAATATCTAGAAAAGAAAGAGAACGAAAAGCGAGAGAACAAGATATATTAAATGCCGCGGAAAAAGTATTTAATAAAAAATCTTACACTGATACTTCAATGGAGGAAATTGCAAGAGAATGTGACTTTAGTAGAAAAACCTTATATCAGTATTTTAAAGATAAAGAAAGCTTATGTTATGCTGTCATTACTAGAGGTCTTGAAAGACTTTTAACCTACCTTGAAATGGAAGAAAAAAATGGCAGTACAGGCTTTCAAAAGCTACATAACTTATCTATTGGTTACTATAAATTTTATAAAGCTTATCCTAGTACTCTTAGTCTTATGAACCATGTTGGCTCAATAAAATTAAATAAAGAAAACACTACTGCTAGTGAAAGTTTTGTTAAAAGTACAAATAAAATAGCCTCAAAAATTGCCAATATTATTGATGAAGGAAAAAAAGATGGCAGCATACGCACGGATATTGATACCATGAAATTAGCTGTATCTTCCGAATTTTTAATAACCAGCTTTTTTAATATGCTTTCTATCTCTGGTAAAACGTTTATGAATCATTTTTCACTTGATGAAGAAGCTTTCATAAGTTTTACTCTTACACTTTTAAATGACGCTATTCGTAAAAATAATTAA
- a CDS encoding YczE/YyaS/YitT family protein, with the protein MSKKELFKRYIFFLIGLFVNALGVSFITKAQLGTSPISSVPYTLSMGFPLTMGTFTFILNMFLIVGQIIFLKKDFKKIQLMQIPISLLFGYFIDFTMSLLSILNPTTYFLKVVFLLIGCCILALGVSIEVIANVVMLSGEAFVSAISTKLKKEFGPTKVCFDVTLVVLSIIISLIMFRRVAGVREGTVVAALIVGMIAKFLTKILGFINTKILVDKEEDEEEEIAS; encoded by the coding sequence ATGTCAAAAAAGGAATTATTCAAAAGATATATTTTTTTTCTTATAGGATTATTTGTAAACGCCCTGGGCGTTAGTTTTATTACAAAGGCACAGCTGGGAACATCACCGATTTCGAGTGTGCCATATACCCTTAGCATGGGATTTCCACTTACAATGGGGACTTTTACTTTTATATTGAATATGTTTTTAATAGTAGGACAAATAATCTTTTTAAAGAAGGATTTTAAAAAGATTCAGTTGATGCAAATACCTATTTCACTTCTTTTTGGGTATTTTATTGATTTTACCATGTCACTTCTTTCAATTTTAAATCCAACAACATATTTTTTAAAGGTTGTATTTTTATTGATAGGTTGCTGTATTCTTGCACTAGGAGTTAGTATAGAAGTAATTGCAAACGTGGTTATGCTTTCAGGAGAGGCATTTGTAAGTGCAATTTCAACTAAATTAAAAAAAGAGTTTGGACCAACTAAAGTTTGTTTTGATGTAACATTGGTGGTTTTATCTATTATAATTTCACTAATAATGTTTAGAAGAGTTGCAGGTGTTAGAGAAGGTACAGTTGTTGCTGCTTTAATTGTAGGAATGATTGCTAAATTCTTAACTAAAATATTAGGTTTCATAAATACAAAAATACTTGTGGATAAAGAAGAAGATGAAGAAGAAGAAATCGCTTCATAA
- a CDS encoding MarR family winged helix-turn-helix transcriptional regulator, whose amino-acid sequence MRKTLHNLLLSTQSAFFKQVFSNLSDTTLTQGQPKVLDYLKYNDGCVQKDIAVACEIETSTVTSLLMRMEREGLIERRMLNGNRRSLYVFLTEKGRKALDKVSFVFNMLEEKALDGFSEEEKRDFIEKFFRIYTNITEEK is encoded by the coding sequence ATGAGAAAAACATTACATAATTTATTATTAAGCACACAGTCAGCTTTTTTTAAGCAGGTATTTTCTAATTTAAGTGATACAACTCTTACACAAGGACAACCTAAAGTACTTGATTATTTAAAATACAATGATGGGTGCGTGCAAAAGGATATTGCTGTAGCTTGTGAAATAGAGACCTCTACAGTGACTAGTCTTTTAATGCGAATGGAGAGAGAAGGTTTAATTGAGAGAAGAATGCTCAATGGTAACAGGCGTTCTCTTTATGTATTTCTTACTGAAAAGGGAAGAAAAGCTTTAGATAAGGTTAGCTTTGTGTTTAACATGCTTGAAGAAAAAGCCCTTGATGGTTTTTCAGAAGAAGAAAAAAGGGATTTTATTGAAAAGTTTTTTAGAATTTATACTAACATAACAGAAGAAAAGTAG
- a CDS encoding winged helix-turn-helix transcriptional regulator, with translation MSENQKEKNCPSHEICPLIHTFDVIGGKWRIPIIWQLYINKNMRYNELKRSLPEITNIMLTRSLQALENYGLVKRVEYNIIPPHVEYSLTDLCNDLLPGLVIMNEWSKKMLS, from the coding sequence ATGAGCGAAAATCAAAAAGAAAAAAACTGCCCATCTCATGAAATTTGCCCTTTAATTCATACCTTTGATGTTATAGGTGGAAAGTGGAGGATACCAATTATATGGCAGCTATATATAAATAAAAACATGCGTTACAATGAACTAAAACGAAGTTTACCTGAAATAACAAATATAATGTTAACTCGTTCTCTTCAAGCTTTAGAAAATTATGGTCTTGTAAAGAGAGTTGAATATAACATAATACCACCTCATGTGGAGTACTCCTTAACTGATTTATGTAATGATTTACTCCCTGGTCTTGTAATTATGAATGAGTGGAGTAAAAAAATGTTATCATAA
- a CDS encoding MBL fold metallo-hydrolase produces MKVTDEVYALDSTRGSYSYLIKGEENILIDTGQMWQGEAILKELQSMNVKAEEIKNILLTHHDLDHVGNAAMLQKLTKAKLWASSEDIPYIIGDKMRPGIKRLFSFIFRVKKPENIIPYNKGIKIKDIKVIATPGHTPGHVCALYKDVLFVGDLVKVKDEKIGPYPNMNWDEIKLMESIKNIADVPFKWVCPAHGKPIKREDRWQEIYSA; encoded by the coding sequence ATGAAGGTAACTGATGAAGTTTATGCATTAGATAGTACTAGAGGGTCTTATTCATATTTAATAAAGGGAGAGGAAAATATTCTTATTGATACAGGACAAATGTGGCAGGGAGAAGCTATATTGAAGGAACTTCAGTCTATGAATGTAAAAGCAGAAGAGATAAAAAATATATTATTAACCCATCATGATTTAGACCATGTAGGCAATGCAGCAATGCTTCAAAAGTTAACGAAAGCAAAGTTGTGGGCTTCCAGTGAGGATATTCCATATATAATAGGGGATAAAATGAGACCAGGTATAAAAAGGCTTTTTTCATTTATATTTAGAGTTAAGAAGCCAGAAAATATAATCCCATATAATAAAGGTATAAAAATTAAAGATATAAAAGTAATAGCTACACCAGGACATACACCGGGGCATGTTTGTGCTCTTTATAAGGACGTGCTATTTGTGGGGGATTTAGTAAAGGTTAAAGATGAAAAAATAGGGCCGTATCCTAACATGAATTGGGATGAAATAAAACTTATGGAGTCTATTAAAAATATAGCTGATGTACCGTTTAAATGGGTGTGTCCAGCACATGGAAAGCCTATAAAAAGAGAGGACAGGTGGCAAGAGATTTATAGCGCTTAA
- a CDS encoding 4Fe-4S dicluster domain-containing protein, with amino-acid sequence MSHISNKEAYKRLEERINRFPQGAPPSKTLYKILSMLFSEKEAELVAMLPIKPFTVKVASTIWKMDEVKTENILQKLASKAILMDIDYDDKKEYCLPPPMIGFFEFSLMRTREDIDQKTLSELYFQYLNVEEDFIKDLFLGTETRFGKVFVQEGILSRQNELEIMEYDRASNMIKEARFITVSMCFCRHKMHHLGKDCYAPMETCMTFGNSAYTLSKHGYGRAIEAAEALDILNMAYDYNLVQCGENVRSGSVFLCNCCGCCCEGMQAIKNFGYLMPIQTTPFIPKVIEESCVGCGKCSKACPIDAMKVDPVTHKAKNDEDICLGCGVCVRNCPKKAIYLKNRGNKIITPANTTHRIVLQAIEKGKLQELIFDNKALFSHRAMAAVLSAILKLSPVKKAMASKQLKSVYLDKLLSGK; translated from the coding sequence ATGTCGCATATTTCAAACAAAGAAGCTTACAAAAGATTAGAGGAAAGAATTAATAGATTTCCACAAGGTGCACCGCCATCAAAAACACTGTATAAAATATTAAGTATGCTTTTTTCTGAAAAGGAAGCAGAATTAGTAGCAATGCTTCCTATAAAACCTTTTACTGTAAAGGTTGCTAGTACAATTTGGAAGATGGATGAAGTTAAAACGGAAAATATACTTCAAAAATTAGCTTCGAAGGCAATTCTTATGGATATAGACTATGATGACAAAAAGGAATATTGTCTTCCACCACCAATGATTGGATTTTTTGAATTTTCTCTTATGCGGACACGAGAGGATATTGACCAGAAGACCTTATCAGAGCTTTACTTCCAGTATTTAAATGTGGAAGAAGATTTTATTAAAGATTTGTTTTTAGGTACTGAAACTAGGTTTGGAAAGGTTTTTGTGCAAGAAGGAATTCTTTCAAGACAAAATGAGCTTGAGATAATGGAATATGATAGAGCTAGTAATATGATTAAAGAAGCTAGGTTTATTACAGTAAGTATGTGCTTTTGTAGGCATAAGATGCATCATCTAGGAAAGGATTGTTATGCACCTATGGAAACTTGTATGACTTTTGGAAATAGTGCTTATACTTTGAGTAAACATGGTTATGGTAGAGCTATAGAAGCGGCAGAAGCTTTAGATATATTAAATATGGCTTATGATTACAACTTAGTTCAATGTGGTGAGAATGTTAGAAGTGGTTCTGTATTTTTATGTAATTGCTGTGGTTGTTGTTGTGAAGGTATGCAGGCTATTAAGAATTTTGGATATTTAATGCCTATTCAAACCACACCATTTATACCAAAAGTTATTGAGGAAAGTTGCGTTGGCTGTGGAAAATGTTCAAAAGCATGTCCTATAGATGCTATGAAGGTTGATCCTGTAACGCACAAGGCTAAAAATGACGAAGATATATGTCTTGGTTGTGGAGTTTGCGTTAGAAACTGTCCTAAAAAGGCAATATACCTTAAAAATAGAGGAAATAAGATAATAACCCCTGCAAATACAACACATAGAATTGTGCTTCAAGCCATTGAAAAGGGTAAACTTCAAGAACTTATTTTTGATAACAAGGCACTTTTTAGTCACAGGGCTATGGCTGCAGTTTTATCCGCTATTTTAAAGCTATCGCCAGTTAAAAAGGCTATGGCAAGTAAGCAGTTGAAGTCAGTGTATTTAGATAAGCTATTGAGTGGAAAATAG
- a CDS encoding glycosyltransferase family 39 protein, producing MNKKIELTRENIFLSLILLLSAVLNFANIGIEGYANTFYAAGVKSMLMNFKNFFFASFDPSGFVTIDKPPLGFWIQTIFAKIFGFSGWSIILPQAIAGVLSVFLLYHLVKRSFGKTAGLIAALCLATTPIFVAASRNNTIDNLLVLALVLSCFPLFKAAENGKLKYLLLSLVLVGIGFNIKMVEAYMIAPAIYITYFLSAALPFKKKFQHLVLGTVVLLVVSLSWAVVTDLVPTKDRPYIGSSTDNSVIQLIVGHNGLQRVGVNVNSIGRRTPKHNSYKNKFSTNNMRAWNPPKGFNDKFAKRNMGNQISKAGITRLFSKNNMSDQISWLLPFALIGFVVAAIQEKLKLPFDNKRKLALLFWFTWLLPEFIYFSFSKSVTHTYYMTTMAPPIAALTGIGLVSMCREFKKEGIKKWILPASLIVNSLIEILMLSYNSSSSNGYKMVMLLTGVLGIAASIILILLRNNSLKDNNLSLSKNVIAIAFAGILIAPTVWSISPMFHKMNGSSPSAGLELFKDGRISNSINYASSTNSSKLIKFLDAHDTNEKYFVEVPSAMTYGSDLILNSGKPVLTLGGFSGSDPILTLDQFKKLVNDGDIRYAMASTNSRGGMGFGGGRNSNTAIMDWIKTHGKIVPSSEWMSSGKNSKKLSSNSREGAIRLYDLKAESTALK from the coding sequence TTGAATAAAAAAATAGAACTGACACGAGAAAATATTTTTCTTTCTCTTATTCTTCTGCTATCAGCAGTATTAAATTTTGCAAACATTGGTATAGAAGGCTATGCCAACACTTTTTACGCTGCTGGTGTTAAAAGTATGCTTATGAACTTTAAAAATTTCTTTTTTGCATCCTTTGACCCTTCTGGCTTTGTAACCATTGATAAACCACCATTAGGCTTTTGGATACAAACAATATTCGCAAAAATATTTGGTTTTAGTGGCTGGAGCATAATTCTACCACAAGCTATTGCCGGTGTACTTTCAGTTTTTCTTTTATACCATCTTGTTAAAAGATCCTTTGGCAAAACTGCTGGTCTTATCGCTGCACTATGTCTTGCTACTACCCCTATATTTGTAGCTGCAAGTAGAAATAATACTATCGACAACTTACTTGTTTTAGCATTAGTTTTGTCTTGTTTTCCTCTTTTTAAAGCCGCTGAAAATGGAAAGCTAAAATATCTTTTATTGAGTTTAGTCCTTGTTGGTATAGGCTTTAATATAAAAATGGTTGAGGCCTACATGATAGCACCAGCTATATATATAACCTATTTTCTTTCTGCCGCTCTGCCCTTTAAGAAGAAATTTCAACATCTTGTTTTAGGTACTGTGGTTCTTTTAGTGGTGTCCTTATCCTGGGCTGTTGTTACGGATTTAGTACCTACAAAAGATAGACCTTATATAGGAAGTAGTACTGATAATTCTGTTATACAACTTATAGTAGGTCATAATGGACTACAAAGAGTAGGCGTAAATGTAAATAGTATAGGCAGAAGAACCCCAAAACATAATTCTTATAAAAATAAATTTAGCACCAATAATATGAGAGCTTGGAACCCACCTAAAGGCTTTAATGATAAATTCGCTAAACGTAATATGGGTAATCAAATTTCAAAGGCTGGCATAACAAGATTGTTTTCTAAAAATAATATGTCTGATCAAATATCTTGGCTTTTACCTTTTGCCTTAATAGGCTTTGTTGTTGCAGCAATTCAGGAGAAATTAAAACTACCATTTGATAACAAAAGAAAGCTAGCCTTATTATTTTGGTTCACTTGGCTGTTACCTGAGTTTATATATTTCAGTTTTTCAAAAAGTGTAACCCACACTTACTACATGACTACAATGGCACCCCCTATAGCTGCTTTAACTGGAATTGGCCTTGTTAGTATGTGTCGTGAATTTAAAAAAGAAGGTATAAAAAAATGGATACTACCAGCTTCACTTATTGTAAATTCACTTATTGAAATTTTGATGCTTTCTTATAATTCTAGCTCCTCAAACGGATATAAAATGGTTATGCTTTTAACTGGAGTACTCGGAATTGCAGCATCAATAATTTTGATTTTACTTAGAAATAATTCTTTAAAAGACAATAATTTATCTTTAAGTAAAAATGTAATTGCTATTGCCTTTGCAGGGATTTTAATAGCTCCAACAGTTTGGTCTATAAGTCCTATGTTCCATAAAATGAACGGAAGTAGTCCTTCTGCCGGTTTAGAGCTTTTTAAAGATGGGCGTATTAGTAACTCAATAAACTATGCAAGTTCTACTAATTCTTCTAAATTAATAAAATTTTTGGATGCTCATGATACAAATGAAAAGTATTTTGTTGAAGTTCCTTCTGCTATGACCTATGGTTCTGATCTGATACTTAACTCAGGAAAACCAGTATTAACTCTAGGTGGCTTTAGTGGATCTGATCCTATACTTACTTTAGATCAATTCAAAAAATTAGTTAATGATGGTGATATTAGATATGCTATGGCAAGCACTAACTCTAGAGGAGGAATGGGCTTTGGTGGCGGCAGAAACTCTAATACTGCAATTATGGATTGGATTAAAACTCACGGAAAAATTGTTCCCTCTTCAGAGTGGATGAGTTCAGGAAAGAATTCTAAAAAACTCAGTTCTAATAGTCGAGAAGGTGCAATTAGATTATATGATTTAAAAGCGGAGAGTACTGCTCTTAAATAG